The stretch of DNA TCTTTTTCTAGACCAAGACCTCCTGAACTTAAAGCGTTAACTAAGGTTTTACGCCTTTTACTAAAAGCTGCCTTTACTACTTTGAAGAGAAGTTTTTCATCTTTTACATTAAACTTCGGTTTACTATATACATCTAACATAATTACTGCTGAATCTACCTTAGGCTTTGGTATAAATACATTTTTAGGTACATTAGCTATAATCTGTGGGTTAGAATAATACTGTGCTGCTATAGATAATGCTCCATAGTCTTTACCTCCAGGGGCTGCTTGTATTCTCATAGCTACTTCCTTTTGGATCATAACTACTATTTTTTCTATATTGTACCTTTCTTCTAATAGCTTCATAATTATAGGTGTAGTTATATAGTATGGAAGATTAGCAACCACTTTTACTTTTTTATTGTCAAATTCAGTCTTTATTAAATCCTCGATGTCAATCTTTAATATATCTCCTTGTATAACTTTTACATTATCATAGGAAAAAAGAGTTTCATCTAAAATAGGTATAAGTCTATTATCTAATTCCACAGCTACTACCTTTCCCGCTCTTTCGCATAGCTCTTGTGTTAAAGTTCCTATACCCGGTCCAATTTCTATTACTCCATCTTCTTTAGTTATATTAGCTCCTTCACATATTTTATCTAATATGTTTTTATCAATTAAAAAATTTTGTCCAAAGCTTTTTGAAAATTTAAACCCGTATTTTTCAATAATTTCCTTTGTAGCTTTTGGTGAATATAATCTTTTATCCATATTAATAGCCTATCCTCCTAACTCCTTCTTCAAATTCTTCTCTCGTTATTCCATAATTGTTTAAACGCTTAAAAAACTGCTTGGAATTACAATAGCCTATTCCTAATATTCTACCTAATTTATCTCGTCTATCAGATGCACTTTCGTTCCCTATTAAACCATTTCTTATTAAATCACTCTTTGTAAATTCTTTTCTTTCAGTTGCCGATTCTACCCTTGCATTTTTTAAAGCTTCTATTATATCTTCTTTAGTAGCATTTTCTATACCAATATTACCGTCCTTTGTGGCTTTGTCCCTTGGTAAAAAAGCATGTTTACAATTCTTTACCTCTTTAGAAATTATATTTCTTATTTTTTCTCCTGCAAAATCAGGGTCAGTAAATATAATTACTCCTCTTTTTTCTGCCGCTGTTTTTATTCTATCCATAAGGTCATCGGGAAATCCAAATCCTCCAGTAGTAATAATTTCTGCATCGACCGCTCTTTTTACAGCAGCAACATCGTCTTTACCTTCTACGACTATTACTTCTTTTATCATGTTCTTCCCCCTTAGTCTTTTAGCAATTTAAAATTAAAAACCGAGCTAGCTAACGTGCTAAGTGACGTACAAGTAGACGTACAAAGTGACGTGCTAAAAACGTAAAAATAACATCGTACATTTTACGTCCTTTTTTACGTCTTCTTTCAAATCATTATTTACGTTACTTCATACGTTTTCTTTTACGCCAGCTTGTACGCAATACGTCTTTTTTTACGTTATTTTTTACGCTTTTTATTTTCTCATGATACGTATTAAAATTATACACTTTTTGTATCGTAATTAAAACATTTTACAACAAAAAAGAGCAGAAAACTGCTCTCTTCCAAAATCCTATTCAAGTATATAAACCTTTACCCTTCTTCTACCAAATTTTAATGCCTCTTGATGGTCCGCAAAGAAAAGGTCTATTCTATTACCCTTTACTGCTCCTCCTGTATCTTCTGCTACTGCAAAACCATAATCCTCTCTACTATCTAGTGATTCGATATATAGTTTAGTCCCTAACGGAATAACGTTAGGGTCTACAGCCACTACTCCTGGACGTGCCTTTGTGCCAGTTGCAGTTATGCCATATCCTGGGTCTCCCGGTCTTTTTCCTGTACTCTGATAAGATAAATCATAGGCTGTTGCTGTCATAATAAGCTTTCTTCTAAAAGTCACATTACCTCTAGAAGTAGCAATATAGTGTTTAGTACCTTTTTCAATTATTTCTGGTTTAGGCTCTACTTTTATTTTTTCACTTAGTATTTTCTTTGATTTAAGTTCTCCATTGATATATGTTTCTTTTATCTCTAACTCCTTTTTGCCATTTTTACCATGTTGTATTTTATTTATTTCTCCTTTTAGCAAATTTTCGTTATATTTTATTATAGTATCATAAGGTATCTCTTGGATTTCACTCTTTATTTCTTCGTCTACTCTAGTAATATATATTTGTGTATTTGAAGAAATCTCTTTATCTAAATCAGGATTAATTTCATCATTTTCATCAATTTTTATATTTAAATCTTTTAATACATCCTCAACTGTTTTTCCTGATGATTCATCCTGCATTATTATTTTACCGTCATAAACTGTAACAGGGAGTGCTTTTCTTATTACAATATTCATATTATCCTTTAATCTCATATCTTCGTCTACATTGATAT from Caldisalinibacter kiritimatiensis encodes:
- a CDS encoding 3D domain-containing protein codes for the protein MSDKIIKNKLFSIIVVTFLIVISSVLVYQHVEKDVVLYIDGQSKVVKTYSKTVGELLQENRIELEKKDYINVDEDMRLKDNMNIVIRKALPVTVYDGKIIMQDESSGKTVEDVLKDLNIKIDENDEINPDLDKEISSNTQIYITRVDEEIKSEIQEIPYDTIIKYNENLLKGEINKIQHGKNGKKELEIKETYINGELKSKKILSEKIKVEPKPEIIEKGTKHYIATSRGNVTFRRKLIMTATAYDLSYQSTGKRPGDPGYGITATGTKARPGVVAVDPNVIPLGTKLYIESLDSREDYGFAVAEDTGGAVKGNRIDLFFADHQEALKFGRRRVKVYILE
- the rsmA gene encoding 16S rRNA (adenine(1518)-N(6)/adenine(1519)-N(6))-dimethyltransferase RsmA, which translates into the protein MDKRLYSPKATKEIIEKYGFKFSKSFGQNFLIDKNILDKICEGANITKEDGVIEIGPGIGTLTQELCERAGKVVAVELDNRLIPILDETLFSYDNVKVIQGDILKIDIEDLIKTEFDNKKVKVVANLPYYITTPIIMKLLEERYNIEKIVVMIQKEVAMRIQAAPGGKDYGALSIAAQYYSNPQIIANVPKNVFIPKPKVDSAVIMLDVYSKPKFNVKDEKLLFKVVKAAFSKRRKTLVNALSSGGLGLEKDQIREILSKHDIDHRIRGEKLSIEDFIKISDAIYSIQ
- the rnmV gene encoding ribonuclease M5, giving the protein MIKEVIVVEGKDDVAAVKRAVDAEIITTGGFGFPDDLMDRIKTAAEKRGVIIFTDPDFAGEKIRNIISKEVKNCKHAFLPRDKATKDGNIGIENATKEDIIEALKNARVESATERKEFTKSDLIRNGLIGNESASDRRDKLGRILGIGYCNSKQFFKRLNNYGITREEFEEGVRRIGY